One part of the Vicia villosa cultivar HV-30 ecotype Madison, WI unplaced genomic scaffold, Vvil1.0 ctg.000359F_1_1, whole genome shotgun sequence genome encodes these proteins:
- the LOC131627354 gene encoding ethylene-responsive transcription factor ERF014-like, which yields MVKSQNINKIKQEPLTKTKPIVISDNSKKKKYKGVRMRSWGSWVSEIRAPNQKTRIWLGSYSTPEAAARAYDAALLCLKGSSSASNLNFPLTTTSSSNCIIPQDMSPKSIQRVAAAAANNLNLNVNVESNTPSSSSSMASSSSSSDEVSIMSSFDQANDEMKNMMESNWYGLEGLESPKYVDQMMMSASFVDFGYSSYLFDDVYEESDIRLWNFS from the coding sequence ATGGTTAAGTCTCAGAATATCAACAAGATCAAACAAGAACcattaacaaaaacaaaaccAATTGTTATCTCGGATAATAGCAAGAAGAAGAAGTATAAAGGAGTGAGAATGAGAAGCTGGGGTTCATGGGTATCAGAGATTAGAGCACCGAATCAAAAAACAAGAATATGGTTAGGTTCTTATTCAACTCCGGAAGCAGCTGCTAGAGCTTACGATGCTGCACTTTTATGCCTTAAAGGTTCATCTTCAGCTTCAAATCTCAATTTCCCTTTAACAACAACATCTTCTTCAAACTGCATTATTCCTCAAGATATGTCTCCAAAATCAATCCAAAGAGTTGCTGCAGCTGCTGCAAATAATCTCAATCTCAATGTCAATGTTGAAAGTAACACtccctcttcatcatcatcaatggcttcttcttcttcgtcttctgatgAGGTTTCAATTATGTCGTCTTTTGATCAAGCTAACGATGAAATGAAGAATATGATGGAAAGTAATTGGTATGGATTAGAAGGTTTAGAGTCTCCGAAATATGTTGATCAGATGATGATGAGTGCTTCTTTCGTTGATTTTGGATATTCATCATATTTGTTTGATGATGTGTATGAAGAAAGT